One region of Bradyrhizobium diazoefficiens genomic DNA includes:
- a CDS encoding lipase family protein — MKALATMSVAALAVCASPLPGASYAAAESLPQGPTVGDQDLSPFYRWSGALPEKPGLMLREEGIPDQPEIVAAATAKRILYTSVDARWRSGIIPVSGTLYLPKQAAPKGGWPLVAWAHGTLGGSDRCAASWSRHRPRDGEYINNWLEQGFAVVATDYQGLGGPGPHPYLYWEAEGRSVLDAARAALDHSNGAIANAIIITGQSQGSGASLGATRLAPSYAPELNIKAAIATGIISAFPAADKKPSSEQSFARSIPPQLTILMMIGGALGDDARKPDDLVTEAGKPLLQAAREGCNAGLAQVVRSNGLTLANSLKDPEIADRVSTVRDMSPVRMPVPVFLATGLADKSIYPRHQYAAVAALCAAGSHVVWKTYAGVSHNGTVHAAYSDELAFVQAALAGTPMQSNCASIADPGPPGEPLPGFKFND; from the coding sequence CCGACCGTTGGTGACCAGGATCTGTCGCCGTTCTACCGCTGGAGCGGCGCTCTGCCCGAGAAGCCAGGTCTCATGCTACGCGAAGAGGGCATACCGGATCAGCCCGAGATCGTTGCGGCCGCAACGGCGAAGAGAATCCTGTACACTTCGGTGGATGCAAGATGGCGTTCCGGCATCATTCCTGTCAGCGGCACGCTCTATCTTCCGAAGCAAGCCGCGCCAAAGGGCGGATGGCCGCTTGTTGCCTGGGCGCATGGCACGCTTGGCGGCTCCGACAGGTGTGCCGCATCGTGGAGCAGGCATCGTCCGCGGGACGGCGAGTACATCAACAATTGGCTGGAACAAGGGTTCGCCGTCGTTGCGACCGACTACCAAGGTCTCGGCGGGCCTGGCCCGCATCCTTATCTGTACTGGGAAGCAGAAGGGCGCTCGGTGCTCGATGCCGCAAGAGCAGCGCTCGACCATTCAAACGGAGCGATTGCCAATGCGATCATCATCACGGGTCAGTCGCAAGGCTCCGGCGCCTCGCTCGGGGCGACGCGTCTCGCACCTTCCTACGCACCTGAGCTTAATATCAAGGCAGCGATCGCAACCGGCATCATTTCCGCGTTTCCCGCCGCAGACAAGAAGCCTTCAAGCGAGCAGAGTTTTGCACGTTCAATTCCGCCGCAACTCACCATTCTGATGATGATTGGCGGTGCTCTCGGGGACGACGCAAGAAAGCCGGACGACCTCGTAACTGAAGCAGGGAAGCCATTGCTGCAAGCCGCCCGAGAGGGATGTAACGCGGGGCTTGCACAGGTGGTTCGCAGCAACGGCCTCACTCTGGCAAACAGCCTGAAAGACCCTGAAATCGCGGATCGTGTAAGCACTGTTAGAGACATGAGTCCGGTTCGAATGCCGGTACCGGTCTTTCTCGCCACAGGTTTGGCTGACAAGTCGATCTACCCACGGCACCAATATGCAGCGGTTGCAGCACTCTGCGCTGCAGGGAGCCACGTGGTTTGGAAGACCTATGCTGGCGTGAGCCATAACGGAACGGTGCACGCAGCCTATTCCGACGAACTTGCATTCGTTCAGGCCGCGCTGGCCGGGACCCCGATGCAGTCCAATTGCGCTTCGATTGCCGATCCGGGACCGCCGGGCGAGCCCTTACCCGGTTTCAAATTCAACGATTGA